In Microbacterium enclense, the DNA window CCGGTCGGTGGTTCCGGTCCGACGCGCGACGCGGGGTGACGCGATTCATCCGTGCCGCGGGGGCGCACGCGTTTACGAACAGGCGGGAGGGGCCTTGTGGATAACTCTGTGGAGAGGTGTGCGTAAACCGCCATTCTCTGTGTAGATGGCCTGTGGAAAACCTTCGACCCGAGGGAAGCTTCGAAACTACAGCGGCGTAATTCGGTGGCGTCTCAGGTGTCGAGGGTCGCCGCGGTTGGGGCGGGGACCCGAGGCCGGTTGAGTGTCCAGAACACCCGGACCTGTCGCGAAATGGTCCGGGTGTTTTGGACACCGAACGGTGGCGGGGACGCGGGCGCCGGGCGAGGGTCGGGGCGCGGGGCGGGCGCGGGGGCGTCTGGCGGGCGGGCGCGGGGCGGGCGGGCGGGCGCGGGGCGCGCGGGTCAGTGCGGGGCGTGGCCGGCGGCGATGACGCGGCCGGCTTCGGCGAAGAGGCCGCGCATCCACTCGTGCTCCGGATCGCGGTTGTGGGAGGGATGCCACCACAGCGCGCTCACGATGGGGGTCGCCGCGAACGGGAGAGGCACGACCCGGATGCCGCCGATGCGCAGCAGATGCGGGGCCAGGGCCGACTGCACGAGGCCGACGCGGCGGGTGCCGCTGACGAAATGGCCCACCGAGAGGAAGCTCTCGAGCACGACCTCGATGTGCGGTTCGACGCCGAGTTGCTGGATCTGGCGCGCAGCCGAGGTGAACGCCGAGCGTGACTGGAACGTGAGCACCCAGGGCATGTCGGCGAGGTTCTGCATGGTGAGGACGTCGCCGACCTCGTCGTTGTCGTCGGCGACGACGGCGAGCCAGTCGTCCTGCCAGAGGTCGATGTACGGCAGCTCCGACACCGGCCCGTGCGGGATGACCATGGCATCGGCGGAGCGGAGGCGGTTCGCCGCGTCTTCGACGATGCCGGGATTGTGGAGCATGTAGCGGAAGCGCACCCCGGGAGCCTGCTCGGCGGCGAGCTGTGAGACGACGGTGCCGACGGTGACGAAACCGTAGTCGGAGCCGTAGATCGAGAACTCGCGCGTCGACTCCGCCGGCGACCACGAGGCCTGACTCTCGAACACGCGACGCGCGGCCTCGAGGGCGGTGCTGGTGTGATCGGTGAGCCGGATGGCGAACGGCGTCAGCTCGTACGTGTTGCCGCGACGCGCGAGGATCTGGTCGTTGAAGTGCGTGCGCAGCCGCGCGAGCGAGGCGCTCAGGGCGGGCTGGCTGAGATGCAGGCTCTCCGCCGCGCGCGTCACGCTGCGTTCGGTGAGAAGCGCGTCGAGCGAGACCAGAAGGTTCAGGTCGAGGCGTGAAAGAGCTGCGTTGTCGGACACGTCGTCGTGTTCTCCTCGTGCCGGGGGCGGAACGAATCGGGAACCTCGAGCGTATCAATCCGGTCGATGGAATGCCTGAAGATATTCCCGATCGTGATCCGGTTTCAGCGCGCCTCGACGGTCACGAGCTGCGTCGATTCGAGCGTGCTTCCCACGTGCAGCTCGAACGTTCCGGGCTCCACGCGCCAGCCGTCCGCCCACAGGGCGAACACCTCGCGCGGCAGGGGGATCGACACCGTCGCCGATTCCCCGGCATCCAGACTCCGGCGCGCGAAACCGACGAGCCGCCGGACGGGCTGGGTGACCGAGGCGACCACGTCGCGCAGATACACCTGGACCACCTCGTCGCCCCGACGGTCGGAGGTGTTCGTCACCTCGACGTCGACGGTGACGACGGCCTCGTCGAACGGCCCGGCCGCCGGGAACGCGGATGCCGACACCTCGGGCTCTCCGTGGGCGAAGCGCGCGTACCCCGAGCCGTGTCCGAAGGAGAACTGCGGGCCGAGGGGGAGGTCGAGGTACTTCGAGGTGTACTTGTCCTGCACGTTGCCCGGGCCGTGGAGCCCGACGTCATGGTGCTCGGCCGAGAGGGTGCCGCCGGTCGTGGCGGGGCGACCCGTGTTCTCGTGGGCGTAGGGAATCGGCACCTGCCCGACGGAGCGGGGGAACGACATCGGCAGTCGGCCCGACGGCTCGGCGTCGCCGAGCAGCAGGTCGACGATCGCTGCGGGGGCCTCGGTCCCGCCGTGCCAGACGACGACCGCTGCGGCGACCGCGTCGATCCACGCGGCCACGACGAGCGGGCGTCCGGTGACGAGGACGACGACGGTCGTCGTCCCGGTCGCCGCGACCGCGCGGATGAGCTCCTC includes these proteins:
- a CDS encoding LysR family transcriptional regulator → MSDNAALSRLDLNLLVSLDALLTERSVTRAAESLHLSQPALSASLARLRTHFNDQILARRGNTYELTPFAIRLTDHTSTALEAARRVFESQASWSPAESTREFSIYGSDYGFVTVGTVVSQLAAEQAPGVRFRYMLHNPGIVEDAANRLRSADAMVIPHGPVSELPYIDLWQDDWLAVVADDNDEVGDVLTMQNLADMPWVLTFQSRSAFTSAARQIQQLGVEPHIEVVLESFLSVGHFVSGTRRVGLVQSALAPHLLRIGGIRVVPLPFAATPIVSALWWHPSHNRDPEHEWMRGLFAEAGRVIAAGHAPH